The genomic stretch ATGTTTTACATTTGCCGTTATCAATTAGTTTGATATTCAATAATTATACATAATGTAAGTGTCCAGAGAgtctaaaattttaatttaggaCAGATGGACTAGAACACAAACATGGTAGAATCTGATTCTGGATGTTATACATACAATATTAGTAttaaatacaaagtttttaGATTTTCGTGTTAGtacaaataatagatttttaatgATGCTCGGGAATTTGTAGAAACCTACATCacctatttttcaataatatagtCTCCACTGAGATTATCACATTTTACCATCGATGCTCTAGCATCccataagaaaaattaatccaACATATGCAATCCACTGATTCACCGCACACATGAGTTTAttaagagaagaaaatattttaccacGCAAGTGTTCTTtaagttttggaaaaaacaacaattactAGGGACCAAATCTGAAGAATATGGTGCCTAATTAATTCGAAGCCTTACTGAGCTACAGCTTAGATGCCGTACCTGTGACTGGGTGTGTTATCCTTAAGCGGAACACATCAAATAACTTTCTCGGGAGCCTTTAGTTGTGGAACCCTTTAGAATCCCATAATACGGTTAGCACCACACTACCTGCTTAATATTGCAACGATGGAGATGGATATGTATATTATCCTTATGTCTTTCTACTCTTATGTGTATAAGTAATGTGATTgagtttcttttttcttcagatattttctccaaaattctCTGATTTCTTTCTATCTTTTGTTTTTGGTAGCAAATTATGTACTACTGTGATTTCCTTTACTTTTCTTTACATTTCTATTTACATACACTCAATTCTAATCACACTTTAgtgtttttgtattattaatcctaatattatttgtttctgtCTTCGTTATACCTTGCATATTATGAAATTTggttattcatattttgtttgattGAATAGCActttttatttcacttatttggaaaatattcatcGATTTATTATATAAACGTTCTGACGTAATAGAAAATTGGCGATTTTTTATAAGTCTTTCAGGCACCAAGATATTTTAAAAGCTGGTAAATCCTGTACTATAGTCGACACTACCTTAAGTAAGTTGTCTGGATACCTTGAAATGAGATATAACTATTGTTATTGTTTGTTCTAGCATTTACTGCTTTGAATGATCACGTAAAGTCTATTTGCAAACCCAAATATGGccaatcaataaaaatattgatctcCTTGATTGGGGTTGAACCAAAATTCATAggcattttctttatttttggtaatGAAAGGTGGATTTTATAAGGGTTAAAATGCAAATCATCAGATTTTTTATTAGGAATGAAATGCTTTTGACTCTTAAAGGTTCAAGGTTCtcgttcaaaaataattttatcggaatgaatttaaataatttaaattcaatacaaagcgatttcattaatttcaagaaataataacaaaatttttcaagcTTATGTTGTAATTATGtaaattaatcataaacttaTTAAAAGGTGTTAAGAGATTCATAGATAATCAATAAAAGTCTtcagtttcttatttcttgggtctttatatattttttgttagtaaatcgtcttgatttcagttcttttctgattaaaaattagattttaaaacCTTGAAGAAGAGAATAAATGTAGCTCAGATCTAAATTGTCATGGAAAACGGTGATATTAAAAATTCCATGCTATACAGTTTTTTACCGCTGATTACTGGAGTATTATGAATAAACTATACCATCTCTCGTTTTCATGACATTATCTTCCGCTTTTTAGTAaatagatattaataaaattatattattattaataaagaaaatgtttaattaaaaatatttttaatatctcaGTTGGCCCAAGAAATTTTGGTAACAATACCAAATGGGCAAATACGAGGTAGAATGGAATATTCCATGAGAAAAACCGGCGTTCCATTTTATGCTTTCCAACAAATTCCATATGGGAAAGCGCCAGTTGGAAATCTGAGATTCAATGTAAGTAGCATAACCATTTAAAAATACGTAATGTGAATGAATAAACTCATTATTGTTCATCATTTACGTTTCACTAATAATTTGTAATCACTTTGAGCAGTTATCGAGGGAATCACACTTTTGTAAATGAATTGTGACACAGCCGCGCCCCATCTAACTGCACCAGTAATGGAAACTATAAATATTACAGAGCTAAGAAGTTAGTTTTAATTAGATTCAGAAGGTTCTACAATACTCTGAAACATCGAAAAAGCATATATAAGGCGAGAGCTGACAATATGAGGAGAGGATCGATGTTGAAGATACGTGGCTAGCGATAGAAAACAATCTAGAGTATTGTTATAAAGTCATAGATGATAAATTGTTTGTTCTGTTGTAATTGGTGTGATGTATGTCCTGTAAAAAATGGATTACACAtgcaaagaagacaaaaaataatttttgtaaaatttaaaaaatgggaTAGGGAatgaaaaaacaagaagaaataaaaaatcttagGAAAAATGGAGGAATgtcaattgaaattgaaaaaagacaTGAAAAAAACTGCTCAAGAAgatatggaagaaaaaaatggtGACAAGTCCAgaagaactgaaaaataatgaagaagtCAAAAGaagtttagaaaataaatcaaaaaaagctCAAGACGAAATAAAGAAAACATGAAAACAGCTGTTCTAGCGGAATATAAACTGAATGACGAAGTGACGGCACAAGCGATCAAGATAgatgaatttgaaaatcaaattcaaatcttTGAAGATCAAAGCGAATCTTTAGAATCCCCGATCAGCCGGAATAGGAGAACGATTCAATAGAACCTTCGAATATTTGTGAGAAAACATCAAGACAGTTAGGACGAACATATATTCTTGATACTGATGGCTTATCGATCGGCTGTGGATAAGACCACAGGAATAACTCCAGCGAGTATCGTCTTTGGTACAGAAGTTCGGTTACCAAGCGACCCTCTGTTTGTTACTTCATTCAAGCCGCAACTTCaagaagaatattatgatttatgCTGAAGTCCGTAACAAGATAAGAATTGGTATTTATCTCATGAAAAGACGGGATAAGGTAAAGATCAACGGTCGGTTGTTCCAAGCTTAGAAATGGTTTCTCTTTATATTCCTACAAAAGAAAAGGAGGAGACAATCTAGACGATATAAAGTAATATATAAAGTGAAATTAGTTACTACATTGTTAGTTATGTTAGAATTAGTATGATAATTGTGGTGTAATAATGtttgaaatgtgaaattgatttgtaaaattttatagaaGAATCTTTATATGCGAAACTTAACagtctttattaatttatttcaccAAATTGATAATGTGGAGAACagttcatcatcatcattatcttTTTAGGAACCACAGCCCGCTGAACCTTGGGAGGGAATTTTAGATGCCACAAATAATACGAAAGTTTGTTATCAAGTAACTAACGGTTTCaatataccaaatttggaaacgGTCCAAACTGAAGATTGTCTCTTTGTAAACGTTTACACACCCCAGGTAAATTATGTCTGATAAATGCTAAAACAGCAATATGAAGTGAATACAAGTATATCAAATGATgacattttcttatttatatgaCTGTAGTATCCGGATCCAAAAAACGCACTTCCAGTTATGGTATGGATCTACGGAGGAGGCTTTATTAATGGAGTTGCAAACTTCGATCAAGCTGGACCTCATTATTTCATGGAAAATAATGTTATGATTGTAACAATCAACTACCGCGTTGGACCGTTTGGTAAGAAattgaaagtaatgaaaaaagATAAACAACTACGAACTCTTATCTTTTCAGGATTTTTAGCCACAGATGATCTAGCAAGTCCTGGAAATTATGGATTGAAAGATCAAAACCTCGCTTTAAGATGGATACGAgacaatatcaaatattttggtggTGATCCAGATAAAATAACCATTTTCGGAACCAGTGCTGGAGCTGCTTCAGTATCATATCACTTCATGAGTAAAAAATCTGAAGGTAAAACAACTTCTGCCAGTTTTTATCTCATGTGATGCAAACATAAATCTTTTTAAGGACTCTTCTGGGCTGGAATTTCTACAAGTGGTTCAATTTTAGTACCATGGGCTTACCAAAAAGACCACAAACAAATAGCTTACAAAATTGCAACGTATATCAATTCTAGCTTTGATCAAAATGCATCAACTGAAGAACTTGTACAATATTTGCGAAGTTTGCCAGCAGATACTGTAAATGAAGCTGCAGCTAAATGCGTTTTGGTAAGTGAAAGAATAAAGTCGTTCATATTCAATGTATTTGCCACATTCCAGTGAAGTTAGAAGCtttctaaaatataatatgattttttcaaatcagtTTAGATGTTCAATACATGAAAGTAAACGATTTCCTAAAGGTTAAAAACCTTTAGGACATGTTTTGGcctatattttattaattagtaaTACTCACctataatttgacaattgttATATCAATATGCGCAATCTATTGTCCTCTGCTTGCTTACAAGAAGTCCAATATCGCAAATTCAAGTCGGGTTCCAATTTCTATAGCAATGTCGTCTATAATTTGCAGTATATGTTCCAAATATGCAGTAAgtcctttttattttattttacaatatgtAGGACACCATTGGACAAGAAGAGATCGTACAAGGATTCTTTTATGCTCCTGTTATGGAACCGGAACATGAAAATGCTTTTATAACCGAACGTATGTATGCTGCTATAGAAGAAGGTAGAATGAACAGAGTTCCACTTATGATCGGTATTGATTCAGAGGAAGCTTTGACAAGAGCGCAAGGTAAATAATCAATTTCCGCTTCCACTAttttacagtatttttattattactatttttattctgTCTATCTGTCCGCATACATTACATATTCTTAATCAGTATAAGAAATCGGTGAGGGAAAAAATAAGTTTCGTTCTCTGGCATTTCCGGTCCTAAGAACTTCTGATTGGAAACATTGTCTGATAAAAGATGCTTATTAACTGACTAGACAAAAATCGacaattgaatgaaatttcatcTTGACtaatagtaaatattttgaaacttgtatttaaaattttaaccCATTTCCATGTTAATGTCTCTACTTATTTGCTTTTAtgttaattcaatttttaaaatgttttaattaaaaaaaattctttactaCTGTAAATCACTTCctcctttttttttcttgttaataacTTAATCCACTCAATGATAATCCTTGTATATGGGAAAAAACTTGTGTCTTTACATTATAAGGGAAaacattttcagtttattttcccTAGATGTACTAAGAAATTTCTACTAAAGCTGTTTATTGACATTTAAGTCCGGATACCTAGTCTATTAATCTACCGTTAAGAGAGTTTTTCCTTgagtatttttgtttcaaattcataaaataatctaTCTACAAATTTCAAGACCTGAGTGTTTATTATTTCGAGAAAATACAGTCCATCGGTGAAGGGATAAACTCTATAGCTACAGATTAAACAAACCTATTTAGTCTAGCTGTATAAtgtactttcaaatattttacaatagtGACTAAAAACCCCCAACCTGCTTCTCCCGTGTTACCCATAAAATCGAAGTCATGCTTCTATGCACATAGATGTCAAAATCACCCTTTCTTTCTGGACATCTTTCAGTTTTTAGCCTTATCTGATTGTAGACGAAGTTAGTTAAAAACATCTGTTTCGGTGATAACTTTTAGTAGTTATTCTGTTCGAATTACCAAATCAATGTGAGTTTTTCAGTTATAAATTACTGATACCAAGGTTAGGCACAAATACTTTCTATGTGACCTCCTCATATTTATGTTTAATGCTCAATTGTATAGGTAGTACTTGAGCTCGCCATGATCTCCGTGAACGTATCCTGATTTCTCTTTTGAGTTGAGCTGACCTTCAATCATTATTACCAGATACCGAAGATACAGATTCGATTCATATAATCAGATTAACTAGATTTGTGCCATAGATTGatacatttattgaaatttaccCTAAATCGAATTGGTGAAAACaactatttttacaaaaacttaCCAAATTGGAATCAGAACAAAAAATGgattatcaaaattcaatttgtagaaaaaatcgTCATCCAAATCTACAGTATATATGTTCAAGACATGGTATGTCCGGATTTAATATGAAAGACATGGCTTctccaaatttcatttatacataatataacTTTGCTTGTTTAAGTTTATTATGGGCTAAAAATTAATTCATCAAAGTTCTTATGGACAAAAGTTGGCTTCTCTACATTAAATTTGGACCAATAATTACTTTCCTAATTTTGATGTTGTCAAGAAATTACTAATCTTCAACGAAATGCTTTGCAACTATCACTTTAATTACATGTGTGTGATTTGTATTTAATTAGCTGCGTCTTGTGCTATACCTACACAAAATTTACATGAGTGTataactatttttcatttgatttattcTTCGTTTCGTACAGATCCAAATTGGATCACTTACATACAATACTACGATCAAGATTCCAAATTACTGATTAACAACAACATGGGTATAACTGACGAAAATATCAGAGCAGAAGTTGGccaaaaaatcaaagaaattttcaCCGATGGTTCATTCTTAGACAAGCTTTATTCAGCTATAAGAGtaagtttatcaaaatattaaaattttgtatttccatAAAATGGCTGCATATTTAACCactcatttatttcaaaaaaagaataaacCTGCTTCAGTATTTCAGTGACATGTCATTTAACCGTCCAATCATCCGTCACGCAGAGCTGCAATCCCAATATAGTGATGTTTACTTCTACGAATTTTCCTACAGTGGACAGCTTGGTGGTACTAATAAACAATTCGTAGATGGTAAATTTGAAATGAACACATtctttaacaaataaatttcttctaCAAATGCTTTGTAGGAGCTGAAAAAGTTCAGCATTCAGAAGACGGAAACTACTATTGGACATTCGGTAATTGGACTGTATTAGATAATTTCCCTCCAGAGGACGTTTTAACCAGTGAAAGATGGCGCCTGTTACTTACTAATTTCGCTAAATACAGGTATTATAGTGGTAGCAATTCATACTAGAGCTGTATTAAAAATTGCTTTTCTTTCACAAACTAttaaaatatcacttttttctTACAGAAATCCAACACCAGAACCGAATGAAATCTTGGAGAATATTATATGGCCAAAGCTTGTATCTGGTAGTTTCCAATACCTCAATATCAATAAAACCCTTACTATAGTATCAGACTATCCAAAAAGTGACACTTACCATAAATGGGTTGAGCTATATGAAACTTACGCAGTCAAACcatatataaatttctaaaaattttgcTGTTATAATATTGtttgcattaaaatttttaaaaaattataggtccagctttattttgaaaaaatattgatagtatTTTGCTATAACAAGTTAATAGTTCATTCCGTAATGATCAATTTTCACTGGGTAGACATTCGAATAAAAACGAAAAGTATCCATGAGGGCGAATCTTGAATTTATGAAGCCCTGCGCTAATATTCTTCGAAATCACTCATATAACTGTTTTTTATTGTGAtctaaaggaaaaaaatacccaaataaaaaaaattaatgtacaGAGAGAAGGTAAAATCCCACATTTTTATTATCTCTCCTAAAATGTCTTTTCGTGGTTGTCTTAAATGTTTTGGGAAGACATTTGGTCCGATGCTCGTACGGAATTGGTTCCTATAGGTACGAGGTCTATGAATGCCCAATATTACTTGGACGACATTATTGTCGAACACGCAATGCCTTTTGCTCCGTTTGTTGggcataattttttattcacgcAGGACAATGCTGACCCCCACGTGGCTAGACTGGTTATTGGCAATTTACATGATGTCAATATCCCTTTATTAGAGGGGCCCCCTAACAGTCCGGATATGAATCCTATAGAATATCTATGGGGGCTATCTAAAAAAGAGGATTTGAAGTCATAGTTTCTACTAATTCATAGAAGTCGCTATAGAAGAATGGGAGAGCGAGCAGTGATTAAAAGTAGACGAGCGTTTACCCGGTATTAGGGTTGACCCATATGCATTTATTCtcttttactgatttttttttcaatgtggAGGTTTTTATCTTACACAATTTTGCGCGTTATTTGCACCCAATGGGCAAGAGATTCACCTGAATGCCCCTTCTGTAATGGAGGGCATATGTTTTTTTACTTTGATAGATGAACAAAGAGGAATTGGATTCGCAGATTGGAGAACTGCCAGCAGACACAGATTTTGAGGGAAGAGAACCACTGAAATATAATACATTCAACCAGAAGAAGATTCAAGCTGCGAGAGAATCACCTACCAATATAACTaaagcttttaattttttttcaaatacattttaataactAATTATCATATAGTGATTTTAATAGAAGCATGTATCAACGAAGATACAGTGATCTCCTCTTCGTATTCTGCACCctgtcaaataaaaaatgaaaaactggaagaaatataaaaaatttaatgatcaATTTTCAACAAGTATAAAGTTTCACATCACAATCATTAAATAGGTAAATTGTAGGcatcatcaaattattgtcatcaagataaaatataaaacaataatcaattttttattgttctaaattataaatatggGGTTGCCATCttgcaataaataaaattattgagtccaaaaattatataatattaaagagagtatttcttataattatgaaaatatatatcagattattgtattttttatcaattttggtttAAGACAAAGTAGCATATTGAATAGAATAGGTAAATAAAACAACTTTGAAGTAATTTATGGACCTAATATGATcactaacaaaataaatttatattggaaaatgGAAATCATAAACATACAGTGAAAAGTAAAACGGAAACGATAGCTAATtcaatattacaaacaaaatctTAATGGAAAAATACTGTGCAGTAGAAGTGAAACAAGAGAATTTATTGAAAGCCATAGATATGGAATAGGTAAGAAATATAATTGGACATACTGAAGAAAAGGATTTAGAGATTTAGAACATCGAAGCTTAATAATGATGCTGATTGGAATACAAATGGTTCTCTCGAGAgtaaaagaaaaagatttaCATGATGATGAACAAATTCGAAGAGatagtaatttattttcaaaaattatttacctcAGAACCTAAATGTAGTATTTTAAGTAACACAAGcaattatgacattttttattttaacaaaggCTGATATGCATAACCAATCAGCTACATTTGCCTTTCGaagaaacttacaaaaaaaaatagagaatttaTATAGATTTATTGTGATAAATAAGGTTAGAGTACTACTACTTGAGAAATAATACTCACACAATTGTAAGCTCcttttttttgtagagaaaaaagtaattgaataaGTTGTACACATTTGAAATAAGAGGTAGTAGGATAGTTAGGGCAATATTTCTTATCTCCATTGGACAAATGACGAGCAAAAAAGATCATTATCCAAAATTTATAGTTTCCGCTTCCAGATGGCGATACATACCTAAGTTGCATTTCAATTTAATCCACTTCGGCAAATCATTCAAATGGTTCTTTATCCCCTTTAAAATCTATGTTAAAATGTCGCTATTAGTTcagattaattattattcataaaaatatttcatgaaattttattcacaCGTGCAATTTGGTTCAGACCGAACTtaatttatctttgtttttcCAATCAGAAATCGGATGCAggttcaaaaagatttttattcaCAAACGTATGTTTATCACTCCAGTGTTGTTCACAACTtgttttctagcggatttagtgaaatatatttattttttgagtgGCAAGTTTGGATTTTGAATAAGTTGTAGTCAGTAATGCTAATCAGGGTAACAGAAAGAGATgtagaaatgttaaaaaatgacaaaaaaacaaAGCAATTGAGGTAGGTCATTAATTAATGTGTTTAATCAAAGTTAAGAAGTTAGTTACCGTGTTATTTTAGATATCTGGATCATTTTcctaatttagaaaattttaagaGACCATGTAAACCATGTAAACATGACGGACCAACATATAAATGTATGTAACCTAACCAAGACATTATTGCTGCACGAAAAAGGGTTCTTCAAACACCAGACTCGTTTGAGATCGCAAAGTATCTTATTTTTGTAGAGTCAGGGCTCCTTTAAGATGACGCAAAAAGTATAAAGCAGAGTGTAGAGTATCGAAAGCATCAATTAGCAGCAGAATACAGGATGTACACAATAGATGGATCTCCCTATAGAATGtgccaaaaaaatgattttaaaatctTTCGGAATTTCTTGAAACGACTGCATACAATTACACCTACTGTAATATTAGGAAAaggatattaaagaaaatagaGGGGAACTCATCGTTCGGTTAAAAGAGAAGGAGAACGGAATAGAGTGATTGAATTTATAGGTGAGCCACTATAATAGACTAAAATCCAGGAGACTCTATTTACCCTCATGTTCAATATCACGAGGCTTTGGAAAACATACAATTCCGCAGTTGAGTAAGATGGGAAGGTTCTATACAGTTTTtgttaacattttcaaaaaacttcaaCATAGCTTTCGAATGCCAAGCTTCAGATgtatgcagtttttgcttttgaaaaaaaaattagctcaAATATTGTAATCCTACCAAGAAAATTACTATTTTAACTAAATTGCGTATTCACAAATTAAGgggaaaacaattttatatattaatgaaGCGAAAAGAATCGGACTCACAGGTGTTTTGTTTCGATCTCCAACAAGTGCAAAATCTTCCCAAATTGCCAATTGGTGAAGCTTATTACTTAAGACAATTATCCTTTTGTAATCTCCGCATAACCTATCAAGAAACTCACTTCTAGGAAGTAATATAAATCCTGGCTGTAGAGTTCTTCTTTTAGTTACCGACGGATGTGCGGGCCACTCTTGCTCTTCAAGAAATAAGAGTAACCTTCCCAGTAAGAGGGCACTCAATTTTACTAGCTGATAGGGTCTTTGAAAGACTtaaaaaatgactaaaaaagTATGAAACACTGCTTAATGTTcaagaatacataaaaatctaCGATGAAATTGGTACAGTAAAACTACCTAGTGAAGATGGGTTGATTCAAGATTGCAAAGCACTGAATAAGTTTATAGATATAAAAGcggataatttttagaaaagacAGACTGGGCTTGGTTAGAATAAAAATAGAGTCAAACTATCGACATGACGatagttcaaaaaaatttgaatagtttACCTATTCCCaggaattaaattaaattaaaaattcacagACGTTGCTGTTATTTTACGTTGAAAATTGGCAACAAGATGAAAACGTCAATTATTCACAACATTCCTGGCCAATGAACCAAGTGAAATTTTCCATACCGAATGTGAGGACGATTCACAAGACTGTGACTGTAATGAGGAGGATGGAGGACTAGTTGTTTAGTTTCTTTTGCTTGATCTCTTATATCGTTTGTTATATTTATGGATAAAATTCAGGTTTACTTCTGTAGGTTCTTTTTTCTTACAATCAAATAGAGTATAATCCTGTTTCCAAAAGGTTATTATCCgcattataaattcaaaaaaattttttttcattttgttagaGATAGCTAGTTTAAAAAACAGAATTTGTCTTATTTCAGATACTATCCTATCTTATTTAATCCCATTAATACGTTTCATGTGGAACAAATAAGTATTCCACCTGCTCATTACCTCTTAAGACAAAAGCCccattttctcaataaaatgaaaaaaggataatattctatttgaatttttgcttttcaaatattattgttttccCGAATCAAGATGGGCATGGTCAGCTCTAAGAGGATAAtatcaattttcagttttattgaGTTGActgtttttgaatattatttacaaattactTCAAAACTGTTGGTTGTTTATAAATGCATATGTATTCTCGGATACAAAACAATACTATagtctttttaaaaaatagaatagtTTTATTTCCATATTCGGAGTTTGCTTGGTtcttatttaacaaaaatttcagggtactcttaataataaaaaaaagtattgatataaCGATTCATGCATGAGTTATTTCTAacaatctaaataaataaattcgaaaatgatttgaagt from Diorhabda sublineata isolate icDioSubl1.1 chromosome 5, icDioSubl1.1, whole genome shotgun sequence encodes the following:
- the LOC130443693 gene encoding venom carboxylesterase-6-like encodes the protein MLLKFVICVLLYFELSLAQEILVTIPNGQIRGRMEYSMRKTGVPFYAFQQIPYGKAPVGNLRFNEPQPAEPWEGILDATNNTKVCYQVTNGFNIPNLETVQTEDCLFVNVYTPQYPDPKNALPVMVWIYGGGFINGVANFDQAGPHYFMENNVMIVTINYRVGPFGFLATDDLASPGNYGLKDQNLALRWIRDNIKYFGGDPDKITIFGTSAGAASVSYHFMSKKSEGLFWAGISTSGSILVPWAYQKDHKQIAYKIATYINSSFDQNASTEELVQYLRSLPADTVNEAAAKCVLDTIGQEEIVQGFFYAPVMEPEHENAFITERMYAAIEEGRMNRVPLMIGIDSEEALTRAQDPNWITYIQYYDQDSKLLINNNMGITDENIRAEVGQKIKEIFTDGSFLDKLYSAIRYFSDMSFNRPIIRHAELQSQYSDVYFYEFSYSGQLGGTNKQFVDGAEKVQHSEDGNYYWTFGNWTVLDNFPPEDVLTSERWRLLLTNFAKYRNPTPEPNEILENIIWPKLVSGSFQYLNINKTLTIVSDYPKSDTYHKWVELYETYAVKPYINF